The Nocardiopsis composta genome includes the window CGGCGCGGAGCAGGGCGAGGCGGCCGACGTCAGCGGCACCTACCGGGTCGACCTGGCCGGGACGGGCGTGCACGGCGGCCGGCCGCTGACCGAGCCCTCCGCCCCCGGCTCCGAAGCCGGCGGATCCGACCCGAGCCCGCAGCCGGCCCCCGGCCCGGAGCGCGCCCCGCGGACGGAGCCGACCCCCGACCGGGGCGGCGAGGAGTCCGGCGGAGGCGACCGGGAGGGCGGGGAGCGGGCCGCCGAAGAGCCCGGAGCCGATCGCTCCGGAGACCCCGACCGGTCCACCGGACCGGGCGGCGGGACCGGCTCCACCGCGCCGAGCCCGAGCGGCACCGCCTCCCCGAGCCCTTCGCCGTCGCCGCAGAGCCCCACCGGAGCCCCTGGAACCGGCGGGCTCGCCCTGGACCCCGACGCATCCACCGGCGGCAGCGGCGGCGGCAGCCTGCCGGTCACCGGCCAGGCCCTGCTCGGAATGGCCGCCACCGGCCTGGCCTCGCTCGGCGCCGGCGCGGCCGCGCTCTACCTGGGCCGCTCCCGCTCCTCGGCGGGCGGAGACGACTGAGCCGCCCCGTCGGGCCGCGCCGCGGGAGCCGGCGGGCGCGAAACGGAGCCGCCCCAGCGCCGGCTCCCACGGCGCGGACGGATCCGTCCGGCGCGGGCCGACGGTCCGCCGGGGCGGAGGCGGCGCTCACCCCGGGACCGCTGCGCGCCCGGTCGCGGTGCCGCCCGCCCCGGCTCCGCGCCCACCCGCTTTGAGCTCCGGATCGCCGCTCCTCCCGGCCCGCCGGCCGGTACCGGAGAGCGGCCCCGGGCGGGTCGGCACCGCCGGGCCCGGTGGCCACGACGGCGGCGCCGAGCCCCGGCCTGCCGCTTCTGCCCGGCCCCGGGCCCGGCGGTCCGGCACCGGGCGTGCGTTCAGGTCCGGGAAAGCAGCGAGCCCGGGTCCGGCGAGACCGGTTTCACCGCGAGGCGGCGGACCCGGCCGCCCTTCTCGGAGACCGGCGGGTATGCGGCCCGTCGCCCGGGCGTTCGATCGCGGGGCGCCCTCGTTCCTCTGCCGATTCATCGACCGGTCCCGGCCCGCGGATCTGTACCGGTGAGCGGTGCCGGACCGGTCGACGGACCAGCGGAAGGCGGTCGGTGCCGCGGGCGGGAAGGCGCGGGCCCCGCCCCAAGGGGAAACCGGTGCCCCGCGGGCCGAACCGGGTGACCACCTGCATGCCCGACAGCCCCTCGGCGAGTGCCGGGTGTTCGTGAGGCCCCGTCCCGACCGGCGGCGCGTCCGCCGTCCTCTTCCCCGTTGACGCGTCGACCGGTCCCGGACCGCGGGCCGGCGCCCGGTCGGCGCATCGACGACAGGCGGGCGCCGCCTCGCGGGCGGCAGAACGCGGGCCGGCGCCCCGATGGAACGGCGCCTCGTGGACCGGGTGACCGCCCGCATGCCGGACAGCCCCTCGCGGCCGCCCGCCGCCGGAAACGGCAGCGGCCCGGCCGCGTCAGGCGGCCGGCCGGTGCGGGGTACGGCGGCGCGGGCGGGGGCCGCGGGCGGCGCGGCGGCGCATGTCCCACATGCACAGCGCCATGGGGGCGGTGCGCACCCGGCGCGGCAGGCGCGGGTAGACGGCGCGGACCACGGCGACGAGTCGGTCGAAGCGGCGCTGCGAGCGCGGCCCCCAGGGCAGGCCCAGCCCGTCGCGCACGTGCGCGGGGAGCAGGCCCGCGGCGAGGAACCGCTGCACCCGCACCGGCGGCACCAGCAGCGGGTTGCGGGGGTGGAAGAGGTCGCGGGCGATGCCGCGGGCGGCCTCTCCCGGGCGGAGCGCGGCGACCGCGCCGGTCCAGTAGCGCTCGAAGTCGGCCCGGGTCGCCGGCCAGCGGTCCGCCGGGCAGCCCAGCGCGGTGGCGTACACCGCCGCCTGCCGGTAGGCGGCCTCCCTGCGCTCCGGGGGCAGTGGTCCCAGCGCCGTCTCGTAGAGCCGGAGGCCGCCCTCGTACAGGGTGGCCGCGACCCAGACCTGGAGTTCGGGGTCGCGCGCGTCGTAGCCGGGTCCGCGGACCCGGGCGTGCGCCGCCCGGACGGCGCGGGACACCCGGTCGACCTCCTCGGGGGTCCCGACGGCCATGGTGTAGACGAAGGTCAGCGTGGCGCGCAGCCGGTCCAGGGGGCGCTGGGCGAAGTCGCTGTGGTCGGCGACGCCCTGCCCCACCCCGGGGTGGCTCACCTGCATCAGGATCGCGTAGGCCGCCCCGCCGAGCACCGCCGCCTCGCCGCTGATCCGGCGCAGTTCCGACCGGTCGTCGTCCGCTCCCGCTTCCATGGGCCCGATGCTACGGGTACCGCCCCGGCCTGCTCGGGCGGCTCTCCGGAAGCGGCGCCGTCCGCACATTCCTACCGGTCGGTAGGGGGTTGTCGGGGTGGGCGCCGGACTCTAGTGTGACTCGCACCACTCTAACCGAACGCTGTTAGGAATGTCGGAGCGAGGAAGGGGCCCGCATGGCACTGCGCACCTCCGGACCGGCCGCGGCGGCTCGCGGCGAAGGGGTCCCCGGCTCCCCGCGGGCCTGGTTCATCGTCGGGATGCTCGTCATCCTGATGGCCCTCAACTACGCGGACAAGCTGGCGTTCGGGCTCGCGGCCAACCCGATCATCGAGGAGTTCGGGCTCACCGCGACCCAGTACGGCTTCGCCAACAGCATCTTCTACGTGCCCTTCTTCATCGCCACCCTGGTCGTCGGGTTCTACGCGAACAGGACCACGACCACCTGGCTGCTGGGCGTCATCGCGGTGCTGTGGGGCGTCGCCCAGATCTCCATGGTCTTCGCCGCCGGGCTCGGCATGATCCTCTTCTCCCGCCTCCTGCTCGGCGGCTCGGAGGGACCCACCTACGGGCTGGTCAACCACGCCGCCTTCAAATGGCTGCGGGAGGCCGACCGGAGCCTGGCCAGCTCACTGCTGTCGGCCGGCGGCTCGCTCGGCGTCATGATCGGCGCCCCGGTGCTGACCTGGCTGATCGTCGAGCACGGCTGGCGGGCGGCGTTCATCGCCTCCGGTGTGGCCAGCATCGCCTGGTGCGCGGTGTGGATGTTCGTCGGCAAGGAGGGGCCGCTCACCGGCGCCGGGGAGGGCAAGGGCGCGCAGGGCAAGGCCGCCGAGCAGGGCGGGGCCGAGCTGGACGGGGCGGCCGGCCCGGAGCCGGCGGCGGCCCCCGCCGCGGAGCCCGGCTTCTGGCAGATCGTGCGCACCCCCACCTTCATCGCGGTCTCCCTGGCCGCGTTCGCCGCCAACTGGGGCATCTCGGTCAAGCTCGCCTTCATGCCGCTCTACGTGCAGAACGTGCTGGGCCTCACCGAGCACCAGACCAGCGTCTACCTGATGGTCAGCCAGCTCTTCACCATGCTCTGCGTCTACGTGGGCCTCGCCTTCCTGATCAAGGCGCTGATGGGCCGGGGCGTGTCCAGCAGGGCCGCGCGCGGCGTGCTCGGCGGGGTGTGCCTGCTGGTCGCGGGGGTCTCGCTGTTCGGGTTCGTGCTGCTGCCACTGGTCCCGCTCAAGCTCGGAGTGAGCATCCTCGGCGCCCTCGGGCTGATCGCCTTCCCGGTGGGCAGCACCGTCATCGGGCAGATCGCCCCGACCGGCAAGCGCGCCGGGGTGCTCGGCGCCTACGCCGCGGTCTACGGCGTCGCCGGCGTGATCGGCCCGCTGGTCACCGGGCTGTTCGCCGACGCGGGCGCCACCCAGGCGGCCGGCCTGGACAGCGGGCTGCTGTTCTGGGGCGGGCTCACCCTGGTCTGCGGGGTGGTCGCGGTGGCCTTCACCCGGCCCGAGCTGGACGCCCGCAGGCTCGCCGCCGGCAGGTAGCGGCCCGCCGGTCTCGAGCCGCCGGTAGAAAGGGCGACGACCTGGGCATAACCACCGCCGACGATCGCGATGACGGGGGAGACCGGGATGTCACTGACCTTCGGCGGTGGTCCGCTCAGCAAGAACGCGCCCGGCACGGTGAACTACACGCTCTCGGCGCCGCACCACGCGCTGTTCATGCAGCCGTTCCCGCGCCGGGTGCGGGCGGTGCTGGCCGGCACCACCGTGCTCGACACCGTCCAGGGCCACCTGCTGCACGAGACCAGCCTGATGCCGCAGCTCTACGTGCCCACCGAGGACCTGCGGGGCGGCAGCCTCACCCCCAGCGACCACACCACGCACTGCCCCTACAAGGGGGACGCGGCCTACTGGCACCTCACCGTCGGCGAGCGCACCGTGCAGAACGCGGTCTGGGCCTACCCCGACCCCAAGCCGGAGGCGTCCTGGCTGCGCGGCCTGTCCTCGGTGTACTGGGAGGCCGCCGACGCCTGGTTCGACGAGGAAGAGGAGGTCCGCGCGCACCTGCGGGACCCCTACCACCGGGTGGACACCCGGCCGGCGAGCGTGCTGGTGCGGGTCCGCCACGGCGACCAGGTCGTCGCGCTGAGCGGGAATGCCAGGGTGCTCTCCGAGACCGGGCTGCCCAACCGCTACTACATCCCGCCGGACGACGTCCGCACCGACCTGCTGGTGCCCAGCGGGACCGACTACCACTGCCCGTACAAGGGCCAGGCGCGCTACTGGCACCTGCGCACCGGCGACCGGGACCTGGTCGACGCGGCCTGGAGCTTCACCGCGCCGCTCTCCGACGGCAGGGACGTGCGCGACCACTTCTGCTTCCTCCACGACGAGCTGGAGATCACCACCGAGCCCAAGTGAGCCCGGTCCGGCCGGGCGCGCACCGCCGTCCACAGCGCGCCGCGGAGCGGTCCCCGGCCGTCCCACCGGAGCGGTACTGTCGCATGCGTGCCTGAACTCCCCGATGTCGAGACCCTGCTGGACGCGGCCGTCACCGCCCTGGGCGGCACCCGGCGCGAGGGCCAGGCGGAGATGGCCGCGGCCGTCGCCGACGCCGTCGCCGCCCAGGAGCACCTGGTGGTGCAGGCCGGGACCGGAACCGGGAAGTCGCTGGCCTACCTGGTGCCGGCCGTCCGCCACGCCTTCGCCGAGGAGACCACCGTCGTGGTCTCCACCGCCACCCTCGCGCTGCAGCGCCAGCTGATCGAGCGGGACCTGCCCCGGCTGGCCGCGGCGCTCGCGCCGCTGCTCGGCCGCGAGCCGACCTTCGCGATCCTCAAAGGGCGCCGGAACTACCTGTGCCGGCAGAAGCTGAGCGGCGCCGGGGAGGCCGCCGAGGACCCCGACACAGAGCTCTTCGACCCCCGCCAGCTCTCCGCGATGGGGCGCCAGGTGAAGCGGCTGCACGAGTGGGCGGAGGAGACCGAGACCGGCGACCGGGACGACCTCGTCCCCGGCGTCGGCGACCTCGCCTGGCGGCAGGTGTCGGTGGCCGGCAACGAGTGCATCGGCGCCGCGGCCTGCCCGTTCGGCCAGGAGTGCTTCGCCGAGCTGGCACGCGAGGTGGCCGGCGAGGCCGACATCGTGGTCACCAACCACGCGCTGCTCGCGATCGACGCCATGCAGGGCTACCACATCCTCCCCGAGCACCCGGTGCTGGTCGTGGACGAGGCCCACGAGCTGGTCGACCGGGTCACCTCGGTGGCCACCGCCGCGCTGGGCGACCGGGCCGTCTCGGCCGCGGCCAAGCGCGCCGCGCGCCTGGTCGAGCCGGACGCCACCGAGCGGCTGGGCGAGGCCGCCGACGGGCTCGCCCTGATGGTCGCCGACCTGGACCCCGGCCGGCTGGACCACATCGACGAAGGGCTGGCCGGCGCGGTCGCGGCGGTGCGCGACTCCGCGCACGCCTGCATCACCGCGGTCAAGTCGGTCAGCGCCGAGGGCGACGCGGACACCACCGCGGTCCGCCGCCGCACCCTGGCCGCCCTGGACGAGGTGCACGACGCCGCGGTCCGGCTGCTGGAGTCCTTCGAGCCGCCGCTGCGCGACCGCACCTCGGTGGTGTGGCTGGCCAAAGGGCCGCGCACCGCGCCCGCCCTGCACGTCGCCCCGCTCGGCGTCGGCGGGCTGCTCCGGGAGAAGCTCTTCGGCGACCGCACCACCGTGCTCACCTCGGCCACCCTCGCGCTGGGCGGCGGCTTCGGCGCGCTGGCCGCGCAGTGGGGCCTGGGACGGCGGACCGACACCGCCGCCGCGGACGGCGGGCAGGGCGAGGGCGGCGAGAAGGGCGCGGAGCGGACCGACGACGCCGACACCGCGGCCGGCGAGCCGCGCTGGCGCGGGCTGGACGTCGGCTCCCCCTTCGACCACCGGCGCAGCGGCATCCTGTACGTGGCCCGGCACCTGCCGCCGCCCGGCCGGGACGGGCTGGACGAGCGGTACCTGAAGGAGATCGAGGAGCTGATCGGAGCGGCCGGCGGGCGCACCCTGGGGCTGTTCTCCTCGATGCGGGCCGCCTCCGCCGCGGCGGAGGAGATGCGCGAGCGGCTGGACCTGCCGATCCTGTGCCAGGGGGAGGACTCCACCGGTCAGCTGGTGGAGCGCTTCGCCGCGGACGAGCAGAGCTGCCTGTTCGGCACCCTTTCGCTCTGGCAGGGGGTGGACGTCCCCGGGCCGTCGCTGCAGCTGGTCATCGTCGACCGGATCCCCTTCCCGCGGCCGGACGACCCGCTGGCCTCGGCGCGGCAGCGCTCCATCGGGGCGCACGGCGGCAACGGCTTCATGGCGGTGGCGGCCACGCACGCCGCGCTGCTGCTGGCCCAGGGCACCGGGCGGCTGCTGCGCTCCACCGACGACCGGGGGGTGATCGCGGTGCTCGACCCGCGGCTGGCCACCGCCCGCTACGGCGGCTTCCTGCGCTCCTCGCTGCCGCCCTACTGGGAGACCGGCGACCCGGAGGTGGCCCGGGGCGCGCTCCGCCGCCTCGACGCCCTCGCCGCAGAGCGCCGGCCCGCCCCGGCGGCGGCGGGCTGACCGCAGGGGCCCGCCCCCGCCTGCGCCGGGCCGCCTCGGAGCCCGCCGGGTATGCGGCCGGCCCCCGTCGGCGATCTAGCGGCGCAGCCGGTAGCCGAAGAGCCGGACCGCGTACCCGGGGGACTCGTCGTCCTCACCGGGCTGGAACTGCCAGCGGTCGTCGTGCTCGCCGGTGGCCAGCTCGCTCCAGACCAGGTCGATCAGTTTCAGCCGGGCGACCACCGATGCGCCCGGGTCCAGGACCACCGAGTAGGAGCGGTCGGCGAGCCGCTGGGTCACCATCCCCACGGGCTGGCCGTCCCAGACGGCCGGCACCGGGGCGTGCCCGATCTCGACGTCGCAGAGACGGAGCTGCTGGATCTCCTCCTCCAGGGCCTCCCCGGCCATCGCGTCGTCCAGCTTCAGGGCCTCTTCGAGCTCGTCGCGGTCGGCGTCGTCGCGCAGGTAGGCGTGGTAGGTGCGGTGGCCGCAGGTGCGGCAGAGGCGCCGGACGACGCACCGGGCCAGGCCGTAGGCGGACTGCGCCTCGCCGATGCCCTGGTAGTCGCTCACCTGGCGGCTCCGGCCGCATTCGCAGCACAAGGCCGTGAGATCCCGCTTCATTCCTCAGTCCCCCTCCCAGGGGAGTATGCGATGGAAGCGGCCGGTAAGGGAACCGCCCTGCTCGGCGAGATGCTTCAAACTTGTGCCGATCAATGGCCAAAAAGCCGCGTATTGCCCGAATCGCACCTGTCGGTGCCCGCCTTTCGGCGCCGGTGTGAGATAGCTTGCCCTCCACCCGGTGCCGGGCGCCAGGGCCCGGGCGTCACGCGCCCCCCGCGGCCTTCCCGGCCTTCTCCGCGGGCCCGCCGTCCGCGCCCTCCCCGGCGCCGTCCGCGGCCCCTTCGCCGGCCTCCGCCGCCGGCCGGCCGACGGCCGGCTCCGCGCCGTCCGCGGCCGGTTCCCCGCCGGTCCGCTGCTCCTCCTCGGTGCCCTCCAGCAGCGGGTGCTCGGCCACCTCGTAGCGCTTGATGTACACGCTGAGGAACGCCTGCAGGCTGGCGCCGGCGGGCAGCGCGAGCAGCGCGCCGGGGGCGCCCAGCACCGCGGCGCCGGCCAGCACTGCGCCGAACGCCACCGCCGGGTGCATGTCCAGCGTCCGGGCGGTGATCCGGGGCTGCAGCACGTAGTTCTCGAACTGCTGGTAGACGGTGATGAACACGAGCATCCACAGCGCCGGGAAGGGGCCGCCGATCAGCGCCACCACCACCGGGAGCGCCCCGCCGATGTAGGTGCCGACGGTCGGGATGAACTGGGAGAGCACCCCGACCCACAGCGCCAGCGCGAACGCGTAGTCCACGTCCAGCACGACCAGCGCCGCGAAGTGCGCGGCGGTGGAGATCAGCGCGAGCAGCGCGCGGGAGTAGATGTAGCCGCCGGTCTTGTCGATCGCGATCTCCCAGGCCCGCAGCACCTCGCTCTGCGTGCGGGGCGGCAGCACCGAGCAGATGGTGCGCCGGAACCGCGGCCCGTCGGCGGTCAGGTAGAAGGTGAACAGCGCCACCGTCAGTCCGTTGAAGAGCAGCAGGAGCAGCGCGGTCCCGGCGCCCCAGGCGTTCTCCGCCGCGCTGGAGGCCCACTGGTTGAACTGGCCGCTGACGTCGGTCAGCTCCGCGAGCAGGATCTCCGGCTGGAAATCGGCGTTGAAGGTGGTGTTGACCCAGCTCAGCAGCGCCCGGCTCATCGC containing:
- a CDS encoding DUF6315 family protein, with product MKRDLTALCCECGRSRQVSDYQGIGEAQSAYGLARCVVRRLCRTCGHRTYHAYLRDDADRDELEEALKLDDAMAGEALEEEIQQLRLCDVEIGHAPVPAVWDGQPVGMVTQRLADRSYSVVLDPGASVVARLKLIDLVWSELATGEHDDRWQFQPGEDDESPGYAVRLFGYRLRR
- a CDS encoding ATP-dependent DNA helicase encodes the protein MPELPDVETLLDAAVTALGGTRREGQAEMAAAVADAVAAQEHLVVQAGTGTGKSLAYLVPAVRHAFAEETTVVVSTATLALQRQLIERDLPRLAAALAPLLGREPTFAILKGRRNYLCRQKLSGAGEAAEDPDTELFDPRQLSAMGRQVKRLHEWAEETETGDRDDLVPGVGDLAWRQVSVAGNECIGAAACPFGQECFAELAREVAGEADIVVTNHALLAIDAMQGYHILPEHPVLVVDEAHELVDRVTSVATAALGDRAVSAAAKRAARLVEPDATERLGEAADGLALMVADLDPGRLDHIDEGLAGAVAAVRDSAHACITAVKSVSAEGDADTTAVRRRTLAALDEVHDAAVRLLESFEPPLRDRTSVVWLAKGPRTAPALHVAPLGVGGLLREKLFGDRTTVLTSATLALGGGFGALAAQWGLGRRTDTAAADGGQGEGGEKGAERTDDADTAAGEPRWRGLDVGSPFDHRRSGILYVARHLPPPGRDGLDERYLKEIEELIGAAGGRTLGLFSSMRAASAAAEEMRERLDLPILCQGEDSTGQLVERFAADEQSCLFGTLSLWQGVDVPGPSLQLVIVDRIPFPRPDDPLASARQRSIGAHGGNGFMAVAATHAALLLAQGTGRLLRSTDDRGVIAVLDPRLATARYGGFLRSSLPPYWETGDPEVARGALRRLDALAAERRPAPAAAG
- a CDS encoding MFS transporter, whose translation is MALRTSGPAAAARGEGVPGSPRAWFIVGMLVILMALNYADKLAFGLAANPIIEEFGLTATQYGFANSIFYVPFFIATLVVGFYANRTTTTWLLGVIAVLWGVAQISMVFAAGLGMILFSRLLLGGSEGPTYGLVNHAAFKWLREADRSLASSLLSAGGSLGVMIGAPVLTWLIVEHGWRAAFIASGVASIAWCAVWMFVGKEGPLTGAGEGKGAQGKAAEQGGAELDGAAGPEPAAAPAAEPGFWQIVRTPTFIAVSLAAFAANWGISVKLAFMPLYVQNVLGLTEHQTSVYLMVSQLFTMLCVYVGLAFLIKALMGRGVSSRAARGVLGGVCLLVAGVSLFGFVLLPLVPLKLGVSILGALGLIAFPVGSTVIGQIAPTGKRAGVLGAYAAVYGVAGVIGPLVTGLFADAGATQAAGLDSGLLFWGGLTLVCGVVAVAFTRPELDARRLAAGR
- a CDS encoding DUF427 domain-containing protein is translated as MSLTFGGGPLSKNAPGTVNYTLSAPHHALFMQPFPRRVRAVLAGTTVLDTVQGHLLHETSLMPQLYVPTEDLRGGSLTPSDHTTHCPYKGDAAYWHLTVGERTVQNAVWAYPDPKPEASWLRGLSSVYWEAADAWFDEEEEVRAHLRDPYHRVDTRPASVLVRVRHGDQVVALSGNARVLSETGLPNRYYIPPDDVRTDLLVPSGTDYHCPYKGQARYWHLRTGDRDLVDAAWSFTAPLSDGRDVRDHFCFLHDELEITTEPK
- a CDS encoding oxygenase MpaB family protein, encoding MEAGADDDRSELRRISGEAAVLGGAAYAILMQVSHPGVGQGVADHSDFAQRPLDRLRATLTFVYTMAVGTPEEVDRVSRAVRAAHARVRGPGYDARDPELQVWVAATLYEGGLRLYETALGPLPPERREAAYRQAAVYATALGCPADRWPATRADFERYWTGAVAALRPGEAARGIARDLFHPRNPLLVPPVRVQRFLAAGLLPAHVRDGLGLPWGPRSQRRFDRLVAVVRAVYPRLPRRVRTAPMALCMWDMRRRAARGPRPRRRTPHRPAA
- a CDS encoding AI-2E family transporter, with the protein product MTQPDKTGMPSWLPRAMMLAVWTVIGFAVAGWLFFQLRGLLVLLLISLFLALALEPAVNWLHRHRWPRGLATGAVMLAALGVLAVFVSVLGSMLVGQVLEFAAQIPAMSRALLSWVNTTFNADFQPEILLAELTDVSGQFNQWASSAAENAWGAGTALLLLLFNGLTVALFTFYLTADGPRFRRTICSVLPPRTQSEVLRAWEIAIDKTGGYIYSRALLALISTAAHFAALVVLDVDYAFALALWVGVLSQFIPTVGTYIGGALPVVVALIGGPFPALWMLVFITVYQQFENYVLQPRITARTLDMHPAVAFGAVLAGAAVLGAPGALLALPAGASLQAFLSVYIKRYEVAEHPLLEGTEEEQRTGGEPAADGAEPAVGRPAAEAGEGAADGAGEGADGGPAEKAGKAAGGA